In Nostocoides sp. HKS02, the DNA window GAGGCGCTCAAGCGTTCGGGGGTGCCTCGCGACGAGGTCCGGATCGCCACGAAGATCCCCGGGCGCTTCCATGCCAGGTCCCTGGCGCTGCAGTCCCTGCGGGACTCCGCCGACCGCCTCCAGGTCGAGCAGATCGATGTCGGGCTCATCCACTGGCCCAACCCGAGCCAGGGGCTCTTCGTCGAGGCGTGGGAGGCCCTCGTCGAGGCCCAGCGCGAGGGGCTGGTGCGCACCGTGGGCGTCAGCAACTTCACCGAGGAGCACCTCCGCCGTGTCATCGCGGAGACCGGCGTGACCCCAGCGCTCAACCAGATCGAGCTGCATCCGTACTTCCCGCAGCAGCACCTGCGCGAGGTCCACGACCAGCTCGGCATCCGCACGCAGGCCTGGAGTCCCCTGGGCAAGCGGCAGGCGCCGTTCGACGAGCCGCCCGTGGCCGACGCGGCGGCCGCCCACGCGGTCTCCCCCGGTCAGGTCATCCTGCGCTGGCACGTCCAGCTCGGGTCGATGCCGCTACCGAAGTCCGCGGCACCGCAGCGCCAGCGGGCGAACCTCGACGTGGCCGGGTTCGAGCTGAGCGACGCGCAGATGGCGGCGATCACCGGTCTGGCCAGGCCGGACGGCCGCCTCTTCGGGGGCGACCCCGACACGCACGAGGAGATGTAGGCCCTGGTGGCTCAGGTGCCGCAGGCCCGGATCGGCGTCTCCGGCTGGCGCTATCCACGCTGGCGCGGCGACTTCTACCCCGCCGGTCTGCGCCAGCGCGACGAGCTGGCCTACCTCGGGCAGCAGCTCAACTCGGTGGAGATCAACGGCTCCTTCTACTCCCTGCAGCGACCGACGTCGTATGCCGCGTGGCGCGCCGCCGTGCCGGAGGACTTCGTGTTCGCGGTCAAGGGCGGGCGGTTCATCACCCATCTCAAGCGGCTCCAGGGCGTGGACACGGCGCTGGCGAACTTCTTCGCCTCCGGCCCGTTGGCGCTCGGGCCGATGCTCGGGCCGGTGCTCTGGCAGCTCCCTGAGCGCGTCGAGTTCGACGCGACCGTCCTCGACGACTTCCTGGGTCGGCTCCCCCGGACGACCCAGGACGCCGCCCGACTGGCGCAGCGCCACGACGACAAGGTCCCCGAGGGCCGCGCGCTGACCAGCGCGGAGACCGAGCAGCCGCTGCGGCACGCCCTCGAGCCACGGCATACCTCGTTCGACTGCGATGCGGCTCGTGAGGTCCTGCGCGCTCACGGCGTCGCCATGGTCGTGGCCGACACCGCGGGCCGCTGGCCGCAGATGGGTGACTCCACCACGGACTTCCACTACGTCCGGCTGCACGGCGAGGAGCGGCTCTATGCCGGCGGCTACACCGACGCATCGCTCCAGCGGTGGGGTGCCCGGCTCGACGACTGGCTCGACCTGGGCCACGACGTCTTCGTGTACTTCGACAACGATGCGGACGGCCGCGCACCGCACGACGCCGTGCGGCTCCGGGCCCTGCTCAGCCGGTCAACGGTCACATGAACGGCGTGGGGTCCCCGGCACCGCGCCGCACCACTTCAGGCGCCCCGTCGGCGAAGTCCACGACCGTCGTCGGCTCGATGCCGCACTCCCCCGAGTCGATCACCGCGTCGACCTGGTGGTCGAGCTCCTCCTTGACCAGCCAGCCCTCGGTCATGGGGTCCTCCTCACCCGGCAGGATCAGCGTGCTCGACAGCAGCGGCTCGCCCAGCTCGGCCAGCAGCGCCTGCACCACCGGGTGGTCGGGGATACGGACGCCCACAGTCTTCTTCTTGGGGTGCAGGAGACGGCGGGGCACGTCCTTGGTCGCGGGCAGGATGAACGTGTAGCTGCCCGGGGTCGCCGCCTTGATCGCCCGGAACACCGAGTTGTCGATGTGCACGAGCTGGCCCAGCTGGGCGAAGTCGCGGCAGACGAGCGTGAAGTGGTGGCGCGCGTCGAGCTGACGGATGCGCACGATCCGGTCCTTGCCCTCCTGGTTCCCGAGGGCGCAGCCCAAGGCATAGCCGGAGTCCGTGGGATAGGCCAGCAGGCCTCCCCCGCGCACCAGCTCGACCGCTTGGGCGATGGCACGGGGCTGCGGATCCACCGGATGCACGTCGAGGTAGCGGGCCATGCGTCGAGCCTATGCCCGCCCAGTATGTTGGGCGGGTGCGCGCTCTCGTGAAGACCCATGCTGGCCCCGGTCTCGAGCTCAGGGACGTCCCTGAGCCCCAGCCCGGACCCACCGACGTCAAGATCCGCGTCCTGCGCACGGGCCTGTGCGGGACGGACCTGCACCTGGAGCAGTGGGACGACTGGGCCGCCTCGACCGTGCACCCGCCGATGACGATCGGACACGAGTTCTACGGCGAGGTCGTCGAGGTCGGCGAGGACGTCGAGTCGGTGCGCGTGGGCCAGCGGGCCTCGGGCGAAGGCCACATCGTGTGCGGGACGTGTCGCAACTGCCGCGCAGGTCGGCGCCACATGTGCATCCACACCAAGGGAATCGGCGTCAACCGCGACGGTGCCTTCGCCGACTACGTGGTGCTGCCTGCCTCCAACGTGTGGGTGCAGCCGGACGACCTCGACCCCGACCTGGCGGCGGTGTTCGACCCCCTCGGCAACGCCACGCACACTGCCCTCTCCTTCCCCATGGCAGGCGAGGACGTGGTCATCACGGGTGCGGGACCCATCGGGGTCATGGCAGCGGCGCTGGCCCGCCATGTGGGCGCGCGCCATGTGGTGGTGACGGACGTCAGCGACTACCGCCTCGACCTCGCCAAGAACGCGGGGGCCGACCTCGTGGTGAATGCGGCCACGAGCGACCTGCGGGAGGCCATGGACACCCTCGGCATGAAGGAGGGCTTCGACGTGGGTCTGGAGATGTCGGGTGTCCCCAGCGCCGTCGAGGACATGCTCGCGAACATGAACCACGGTGGCCGGGTGGCCATGCTGGGCCTGCCGAAGGACCCGTTCCCGATCGACTGGGGCCGCGTCATCACGCACATGATCACGATCAAGGGGATCTACGGGCGCGAGATGTACGACACCTGGTACGCCATGAGCTCGATGCTCGGGAACTCGGCGGTGCTGCGTGACCGGATCGCCTCGGTCATCACCCACCGCTTCCCGGCCGAGCAGTGGCAGGACGCCTTCGCCGCGGCCCGTTCGGGCCAGTGCGGCAAGGTCATCATGGATTGGAGCTGAACGCATGTACGGAACGGTCAAGGACGGTCTGGCGACCACCCTCCGCGAGATCGAGGAGGCCGGCCTCTACAAGCGTGAGCGCGAGCTGAGCTCACCGCAGTCCGCCCACATCACGACGGGAACGAACGAGGCGCTCAACTTCTGCGCGAACAACTACCTCGGCCTCTCGGACCACCCCGAGGTCGAGGCCGCCGCCGCACAGGCCTTGCAGGAGTGGGGTTTCGGCATGGCCAGCGTCCGCTTCATCTGCGGCACCCAGGAGCTCCACAAGCGGCTGGAGCACGCCATCTCGGACTTCCTGCAGATGCAGGACACGATCCTCTACTCGTCCTGCTTCGACGCCAACGGCGGCGTGTTCGAGGTGCTCTTCGGGGCCGAGGACGCCATCATCTCCGACGAGCTCAACCACGCGTCGCTCATCGACGGCATACGGCTGTCCAAGGCTGGGCGGTACCGCTACCGCAACGCCGACATGGCGGACCTGCGCACCCAGCTGGAGGCGGCGCGGACGGCGGGGGCCCGACGCACCGTGATCGTCACCGACGGGGTGTTCTCCATGGACGGCTACCTCGCACCGCTGGACCAGATCTGCGACCTCGCCGACGAGTACGAGGCCATGGTCATGGTCGACGACAGCCACGCAGTCGGGTTCGTGGGTGACGGCGGCCGTGGCACGCCGGAGCGGTTCGGGGTCATGGACCGCGTCGACATCCTCACCGGCACCCTCGGGAAGGCCCTGGGCGGCGCGTCCGGTGGGTACGTCAGCGCCCACCAGGAGATCGTCGACCTGCTGCGTCAGCGATCGCGCCCCTACCTCTTCTCGAACGCCGTCGCACCCACTGTTGCCGCGGGGTCGCTCAAGGCGCTCGAGATCGCGGCCGGTTCGAAGGAGGCACGCTCGAGGCTGCGCTCCAACACCGCGCTTGTTCCGCGAGCTCATGACGGCCGCCGGCTTCGACCTGCTGCCCGGCGAACACCCCATCACGCCGGTCATGTTCCCCGGCGAAGACGGCGCGCGCCAGGCCGCCGAGGTCGCGGAGGTCATGCTCGACGAGGGCGTGTACGTCATCGCGTTCTCCTATCCCGTTGTCCCCCAAGGCAAGGCACGCATCAGGGTCCAGCTGTCGGCCGGGCACTCCGAGGAGGACGTGCGGGCCTGCGTGCGCGCCTTCGAGTCGGCGCGCAGCAAGGTCGCCTGAGCCCATGCCGCAGGCGAGGCTGCGCTACTCGGCCATCGCCTCGCTCGACGGCTACGTCGTCGACGCGCAGGGGCGGTTCGACTGGGCCGCTCCCACCGAGGCGGTCCACGCGTTCGTGAACGACCGCGAACGCAGCGTCGGGACCTACCTCTACGGGCGGCGCATGTACGAGGTGATGCGGTTCTGGGCCGAGGCGGACGCCGAGGACGACCCGTCGTCCGTCACTTCGGACTACCGCCGCATCTGGCAGGCGGCTGACAAGTCGGTGTACTCGAC includes these proteins:
- a CDS encoding L-threonylcarbamoyladenylate synthase; this encodes MARYLDVHPVDPQPRAIAQAVELVRGGGLLAYPTDSGYALGCALGNQEGKDRIVRIRQLDARHHFTLVCRDFAQLGQLVHIDNSVFRAIKAATPGSYTFILPATKDVPRRLLHPKKKTVGVRIPDHPVVQALLAELGEPLLSSTLILPGEEDPMTEGWLVKEELDHQVDAVIDSGECGIEPTTVVDFADGAPEVVRRGAGDPTPFM
- a CDS encoding DUF72 domain-containing protein, whose amino-acid sequence is MPQARIGVSGWRYPRWRGDFYPAGLRQRDELAYLGQQLNSVEINGSFYSLQRPTSYAAWRAAVPEDFVFAVKGGRFITHLKRLQGVDTALANFFASGPLALGPMLGPVLWQLPERVEFDATVLDDFLGRLPRTTQDAARLAQRHDDKVPEGRALTSAETEQPLRHALEPRHTSFDCDAAREVLRAHGVAMVVADTAGRWPQMGDSTTDFHYVRLHGEERLYAGGYTDASLQRWGARLDDWLDLGHDVFVYFDNDADGRAPHDAVRLRALLSRSTVT
- the tdh gene encoding L-threonine 3-dehydrogenase; amino-acid sequence: MRALVKTHAGPGLELRDVPEPQPGPTDVKIRVLRTGLCGTDLHLEQWDDWAASTVHPPMTIGHEFYGEVVEVGEDVESVRVGQRASGEGHIVCGTCRNCRAGRRHMCIHTKGIGVNRDGAFADYVVLPASNVWVQPDDLDPDLAAVFDPLGNATHTALSFPMAGEDVVITGAGPIGVMAAALARHVGARHVVVTDVSDYRLDLAKNAGADLVVNAATSDLREAMDTLGMKEGFDVGLEMSGVPSAVEDMLANMNHGGRVAMLGLPKDPFPIDWGRVITHMITIKGIYGREMYDTWYAMSSMLGNSAVLRDRIASVITHRFPAEQWQDAFAAARSGQCGKVIMDWS
- a CDS encoding aldo/keto reductase, producing the protein MRPDTTAYQLNDGSFVPAIGFGTYPLRGSDGIAAIVSALEAGYRYLDSAVNYENEAEVGEALKRSGVPRDEVRIATKIPGRFHARSLALQSLRDSADRLQVEQIDVGLIHWPNPSQGLFVEAWEALVEAQREGLVRTVGVSNFTEEHLRRVIAETGVTPALNQIELHPYFPQQHLREVHDQLGIRTQAWSPLGKRQAPFDEPPVADAAAAHAVSPGQVILRWHVQLGSMPLPKSAAPQRQRANLDVAGFELSDAQMAAITGLARPDGRLFGGDPDTHEEM